The sequence CTTTTAATTCACTAACCACAGTTTTAACATTTATCTCAACCGGACAAGTGTCGATACAGCGACCACAACCAACGCAGGCTGCTTTGCCAAATTCCGTAATAAAGGCTTTTAGTTTATGAGTATACCATAACCGAACACGCTGCGAGCGTTTTTCTCGGAAGTTATGGCCACCGGCGACTAAGGCAAACTGCTTATACATACAGGAATCCCATAGCCGTTCTCGTTTGCCCTCGGTTTTATTGGGTCGAATTTGGTCGATGACGTTATAACAAGGACAAGTCGGACAAACCATGGAACAGGCTCCACAGGCCAGACATTTTTCACCCAGTTTTTCCCACAGCGGGCTTTCGTAGTTTAGTTCCATAATATCGGGCATTGCTGTGAGATCGAGATTTAACTTATATTGGGCATCACGCCAGGCTCGCCATTCCATATACTTCTGAAGATCAGACTGTTTTATCTCTTCGTCAAATAATTCCAGCTTCAATCTAATTAAGTCATCGCCTAATGATGAACCAACCCAGACTAAGAAGAAATCGTCTAAGTCATTGAAGGCTAAATCAAAACCAAATTCGGCAAAATGGGTGTTAGTGGACTTGGCAAAACATTTATCATCAGGCACACAGGAAAGTCCTAAAATTGCCGTGCGCCGGCGCCGTTCGGCATAATAGGGGTCTGGAAACCGTTCTAGAAAGAATTTATCTAAGATCACGATGCCGTGAATTTCGCACGGATGGACTCCAAAGACCACCCGGTTGGGTAAATTATTTAGTTCCGGCTCATACGTGTGGTCTTTAAAGGTAAAGGTAGTAAAGCGTGGGGGTACAAGAAATTTTTTGGCCGGCAGAATCGTGCGCAGCATTCGGGTGTCTAATTTATCTAAATCGTCTAATAAATCATACACATATTTATCTTCTTGTTTTACGGGACCATAAACTTCACCCCAGCTCCGTAAAACATGAAGATAATCTTTAAGATATTGTTTTTTTAGCTTAAGGACCTTCATCGCTTTCCATCCTTTTCTTTTAAGAAAAGATAATAACTAAATAAAATAGCTTTGTCAATAGCCTATTCGATTTTTTGCCATCCTGAATATGATAATCAGGGGTACGGCAATTATTTGGCTTAAGTGAGTTCTTTATTAAGCTAGATTTAATACTCTACGTCCCACATCGTTAATGTTAGAGAGAAATAGCTTCGGCTGTAATTATCTAATCTTTCTGCTCACCCCAGGACCGTCCCCTG comes from candidate division WOR-3 bacterium and encodes:
- a CDS encoding 4Fe-4S dicluster domain-containing protein; translation: MKVLKLKKQYLKDYLHVLRSWGEVYGPVKQEDKYVYDLLDDLDKLDTRMLRTILPAKKFLVPPRFTTFTFKDHTYEPELNNLPNRVVFGVHPCEIHGIVILDKFFLERFPDPYYAERRRRTAILGLSCVPDDKCFAKSTNTHFAEFGFDLAFNDLDDFFLVWVGSSLGDDLIRLKLELFDEEIKQSDLQKYMEWRAWRDAQYKLNLDLTAMPDIMELNYESPLWEKLGEKCLACGACSMVCPTCPCYNVIDQIRPNKTEGKRERLWDSCMYKQFALVAGGHNFREKRSQRVRLWYTHKLKAFITEFGKAACVGCGRCIDTCPVEINVKTVVSELKGGK